The following are encoded in a window of Sphaerisporangium siamense genomic DNA:
- the prfA gene encoding peptide chain release factor 1 — MNLDELLAEHAELEVKLADPAVHADQNQARTLGRRYAQLTPIVAVYRELEGVRDDLEAARELAAEDAGFADEMAELEARVSPLEERLKHLLIPRDPNDDKDIIMEIKAGEGGEESALFAGDLLRMYLRYAEREGWKTEIIDAQQSDLGGYKDVTVAMKGKGADGVWSRLKFEGGVHRVQRVPVTESQGRIHTSAAGVLVYPEAEEVDVQIDPNDLRIDVFRSSGPGGQSVNTTDSAVRITHVPTGVVVSCQNEKSQLQNKESALRILRARLLAIAQEQADAAASAERKSQVRTVDRSERVRTYNFPENRISDHRVGFKAYNLDQVLDGELSAVIQALLDAEMAEKLAAHA, encoded by the coding sequence GTGAACCTGGACGAGTTGCTCGCCGAGCACGCCGAGCTGGAGGTCAAGCTCGCCGATCCCGCCGTGCACGCCGACCAGAACCAGGCGCGCACCCTCGGCAGGCGCTACGCCCAGCTCACGCCCATCGTCGCCGTCTACCGCGAGCTGGAGGGCGTGCGCGACGATCTGGAGGCCGCCCGTGAGCTCGCCGCCGAGGACGCCGGCTTCGCAGACGAGATGGCCGAGCTGGAGGCCCGGGTGTCCCCGCTGGAGGAGCGGCTCAAGCACCTGCTCATCCCGCGCGATCCCAACGATGACAAGGACATCATCATGGAGATCAAGGCGGGCGAGGGCGGCGAGGAGTCCGCGCTGTTCGCGGGTGACCTTCTGCGCATGTACCTGCGCTACGCCGAGCGCGAGGGCTGGAAGACCGAGATCATCGACGCCCAGCAGTCCGACCTCGGCGGCTACAAGGACGTGACGGTGGCGATGAAGGGCAAGGGCGCCGACGGCGTCTGGTCGCGGCTGAAGTTCGAGGGCGGCGTCCACCGCGTGCAGCGCGTGCCGGTCACCGAGTCCCAGGGCCGCATCCACACCTCCGCCGCCGGCGTTCTGGTGTACCCCGAGGCCGAGGAGGTCGACGTCCAGATCGACCCGAACGACCTGCGCATCGACGTGTTCCGCAGCTCGGGGCCCGGCGGCCAGAGCGTCAACACCACCGACTCGGCGGTGCGCATCACGCACGTGCCCACCGGCGTCGTGGTGTCCTGCCAGAACGAGAAGAGCCAGCTCCAGAACAAGGAGTCGGCGCTGCGCATCCTGCGCGCCCGGCTGCTGGCCATCGCCCAGGAGCAGGCCGACGCCGCCGCCTCGGCCGAGCGCAAGTCCCAGGTGCGCACGGTCGACCGTTCCGAGCGCGTCCGCACCTACAATTTCCCCGAGAACCGCATCTCCGACCACCGGGTGGGGTTCAAGGCGTACAACCTCGACCAGGTGCTCGACGGCGAGCTCTCCGCGG
- the rpmE gene encoding 50S ribosomal protein L31 has protein sequence MKPDIHPQYGTTQVTCSCGSSFTTRSTAKNGVIHADVCSACHPFYTGKQKILDTGGRVARFEKRFGKKPASK, from the coding sequence ATGAAGCCCGACATTCACCCGCAGTACGGCACCACGCAGGTGACCTGCAGCTGCGGCAGCAGCTTCACCACCCGGAGCACCGCGAAGAACGGCGTGATCCACGCCGACGTCTGCTCCGCCTGCCACCCGTTCTACACGGGCAAGCAGAAGATCCTGGACACCGGCGGCCGGGTGGCCCGCTTCGAGAAGCGTTTCGGCAAGAAGCCCGCGAGCAAGTAG